In Dyadobacter subterraneus, a single genomic region encodes these proteins:
- a CDS encoding NAD(P)/FAD-dependent oxidoreductase, with protein sequence MLKTAIIGTGIAGMGCGHFLHSTDNLTFYEQNDYVGGHTNTVTVDEDGKPVFIDTGFMVFNFETYPNLCKLFTEIGAPVKKTDMSFSVQHKPTGLEYSGSSLNHLFAQRKNIFNIAYLKMLAEISRFNKESIKILDDSRYANYSIGQYIKEFNFSEDMLWKYLVPMSSAVWSTPMEQMLEFPAITLIRFFKNHGFLGLDTQHQWYTLDKGSQAYREILIKPFKDKIHINRKAVKISRENDKVTVHASDGSQEVFNRVIIASHADQALLMLENPTDLEQNVLSKFKYQYNKAVLHTDENTMPQTKLAWSSWNYRIQKKNNELIPSTIYWMNKLQQVSDKKNYFVSINPHDDLDERKIIREIDYDHPLFDVPAMHAQACLKLLNENGPVYFCGSYFRYGFHEDAYTSAVELCENLKKVKISGTTIY encoded by the coding sequence ATGCTTAAAACAGCAATTATCGGAACAGGCATTGCGGGAATGGGCTGCGGCCATTTTTTGCATTCGACAGATAATCTTACATTTTATGAGCAAAACGATTACGTTGGCGGACATACCAATACAGTAACTGTGGATGAAGACGGAAAACCGGTTTTTATTGATACAGGTTTCATGGTTTTCAATTTCGAAACGTATCCAAATCTCTGCAAGTTATTTACCGAAATTGGTGCTCCGGTCAAAAAAACGGATATGTCTTTCAGCGTCCAGCATAAACCTACCGGGCTTGAATACAGCGGATCCAGCTTAAATCATTTATTTGCTCAAAGAAAAAACATTTTCAATATTGCTTATCTGAAAATGCTTGCTGAGATTTCAAGATTCAATAAGGAAAGTATCAAAATTCTGGATGATTCCCGTTACGCGAATTATTCCATCGGACAGTATATAAAGGAATTCAATTTCAGTGAGGATATGCTTTGGAAATATCTTGTTCCGATGAGCTCGGCCGTTTGGTCTACGCCCATGGAGCAAATGCTGGAATTTCCTGCGATCACTTTAATCCGCTTTTTTAAAAACCATGGTTTTTTAGGGCTTGATACTCAGCATCAATGGTATACGCTGGATAAAGGAAGCCAGGCTTACAGGGAAATACTGATCAAACCTTTTAAAGATAAAATCCATATAAACCGGAAAGCGGTAAAAATCTCCCGGGAAAATGATAAAGTTACTGTTCATGCATCGGACGGTTCGCAGGAAGTTTTTAACAGGGTTATCATTGCCAGTCACGCGGATCAGGCACTTTTGATGCTCGAAAATCCGACGGATCTGGAACAGAATGTTTTGTCCAAATTTAAATATCAATACAACAAAGCAGTTTTGCATACGGATGAAAATACGATGCCGCAAACAAAACTGGCTTGGAGCAGCTGGAATTATCGCATACAGAAAAAGAATAATGAGCTGATTCCCAGTACTATTTATTGGATGAACAAACTCCAACAGGTTTCGGACAAGAAAAATTACTTCGTCTCAATTAATCCGCATGATGATCTTGATGAGAGAAAAATTATCAGGGAAATTGACTACGACCACCCGCTATTTGATGTTCCTGCAATGCATGCACAGGCTTGTCTGAAATTGTTAAATGAAAATGGTCCGGTTTACTTTTGTGGCAGTTATTTCAGATACGGTTTTCATGAAGATGCTTACACGAGCGCAGTGGAATTGTGTGAAAATTTGAAAAAAGTAAAAATTTCAGGTACGACAATCTATTGA
- a CDS encoding DUF4097 family beta strand repeat-containing protein — protein MKTHKLLAIIFIAATSIKTLPTFAQNDVKEQITVPLSDPSKTGSLDVKLIRGSIHVIGYAGKEVIIDAVSKGAAERNEEPKDEAARGMKRISSGRNGLDLTIEEEKNNVRIKPSMPRYPVNLTIKVPQNFTLRVGAINEGDVVIDNVNGEFEISNVNGAIMLNNISGSVVANTVNGNVKASFKSINPESPMAFSTLNGNVDVTFPAAAKFDVKLKSDRGEIFSDYDVDVDKTQPKTVKTAKEGLYKISISDWVQGKVNGGGKEVMMKNMNGNIYVRKAK, from the coding sequence ATGAAAACCCACAAATTATTAGCCATTATTTTCATTGCGGCTACAAGTATAAAAACGTTACCAACATTTGCTCAGAATGATGTAAAAGAGCAGATTACGGTACCTCTTTCAGATCCGTCAAAAACAGGATCGCTGGATGTAAAACTGATCCGTGGCTCCATTCACGTTATTGGCTATGCCGGCAAAGAAGTCATTATTGATGCGGTGAGCAAAGGAGCAGCAGAAAGAAATGAGGAGCCAAAAGACGAAGCAGCCAGGGGAATGAAAAGAATAAGTTCCGGCAGAAATGGTCTGGATCTTACGATTGAAGAAGAAAAAAATAATGTGAGGATCAAACCGAGCATGCCGCGTTACCCTGTAAATCTCACCATAAAAGTACCTCAGAATTTCACGTTACGCGTTGGCGCTATTAACGAAGGTGATGTTGTAATTGACAATGTGAATGGTGAATTTGAAATTTCAAATGTCAATGGTGCTATTATGCTCAATAATATTTCGGGATCTGTGGTAGCGAATACGGTTAACGGAAATGTGAAAGCGAGTTTTAAATCAATAAATCCGGAATCGCCAATGGCCTTTTCAACGCTGAACGGTAATGTAGACGTTACTTTTCCAGCTGCTGCAAAATTTGATGTCAAATTGAAATCTGATCGTGGAGAAATATTCAGTGATTATGATGTAGATGTTGACAAAACCCAGCCTAAAACAGTAAAAACAGCCAAAGAAGGTTTGTATAAAATAAGTATTTCTGATTGGGTGCAGGGAAAAGTAAATGGAGGCGGAAAAGAAGTGATGATGAAAAATATGAATGGTAATATTTATGTAAGAAAAGCTAAATAA
- a CDS encoding SAM-dependent methyltransferase: MWYDQLLINDQIPDFLIRLGIRKYLKQRLDDENQGNADSQKLHLLNFVEKLKTFPIAVNTADANEQHYEVPTPFYQYCLGENLKYSCGFWKEGVTDIDTSEKDMLEITCERAELKNGQEVLELGCGWGSLSLFMSTKYPESSFTVVSNSRTQKEYIDQQAVERNIKNLKVITADMNTFQIDEKFDRVVSVEMFEHMRNYQLLMKKIASFLKDDGKLFIHIFTHKEYAYLFEVKDETDWMSKYFFSGGVMPSNDLLLYFNEDMQIERQWLVNGTHYAKTSEAWLSNMDAHKAEIMPLFEKTYGENQALKWWVYWRIFYMSCTELWNYNHGNEWMVSHYLFHKTP; this comes from the coding sequence ATGTGGTACGATCAGTTACTAATTAATGACCAGATTCCCGATTTTTTAATACGTTTAGGAATTCGAAAATATTTAAAACAAAGATTGGACGATGAAAATCAGGGAAATGCAGATTCTCAAAAATTGCATTTATTGAATTTTGTCGAAAAATTAAAAACGTTTCCAATTGCAGTAAATACAGCTGACGCCAACGAACAGCATTATGAAGTACCAACACCATTTTACCAGTACTGCCTTGGTGAAAATTTAAAATATTCCTGTGGTTTCTGGAAAGAAGGAGTAACGGATATCGACACTTCCGAAAAGGATATGTTGGAAATAACCTGCGAAAGAGCTGAACTTAAAAATGGCCAAGAAGTACTGGAACTGGGTTGTGGCTGGGGCTCGCTGTCTCTCTTTATGTCGACAAAATATCCGGAAAGTTCTTTCACCGTAGTTTCGAATTCCCGCACACAAAAAGAATATATTGATCAACAGGCTGTTGAAAGAAATATCAAAAATCTGAAAGTCATCACGGCGGATATGAATACTTTTCAGATCGATGAAAAGTTTGATCGCGTGGTTTCTGTCGAGATGTTTGAACACATGCGTAACTATCAGCTGCTGATGAAAAAAATAGCCTCCTTTTTGAAAGACGATGGAAAATTGTTTATTCACATTTTCACACATAAAGAATACGCCTATCTTTTTGAAGTAAAAGATGAAACCGACTGGATGAGCAAATATTTCTTTTCGGGAGGTGTCATGCCGAGCAATGATTTGCTTCTTTATTTCAATGAAGATATGCAGATTGAGCGGCAGTGGCTGGTAAATGGTACGCATTATGCCAAAACATCGGAAGCCTGGCTAAGCAATATGGATGCCCACAAAGCGGAAATTATGCCACTTTTTGAAAAAACATATGGAGAAAACCAGGCTTTAAAGTGGTGGGTATACTGGCGGATTTTCTACATGTCCTGTACGGAATTATGGAATTACAATCATGGTAATGAGTGGATGGTGAGCCACTATCTTTTCCATAAAACACCATAA
- a CDS encoding RNA polymerase sigma factor: MLRVKSGDLDKMGLLFERYHRPLFSFLYHMTGKKDASEDLVQNVFYRMLKYRHTFTGEGEFKTWMYHLARNVLNDSIKQNKSKYHENVNELADKIGGGISADHEFERKQDADMLHKAMSTLSEEHREILVLSRFQELKYEEIAGILNITEGAVKVRVHRALGELKKVFLTNENRKKAHDL, from the coding sequence ATGCTTCGGGTGAAATCCGGAGACCTGGACAAAATGGGATTGCTCTTTGAGCGGTACCACAGGCCTCTGTTTTCGTTCCTGTATCACATGACGGGCAAAAAAGATGCCAGTGAAGATCTTGTTCAGAATGTTTTTTACCGGATGCTGAAATACAGGCACACATTTACGGGAGAAGGTGAATTTAAAACCTGGATGTACCACCTGGCCAGAAATGTGCTGAATGATTCAATAAAGCAGAATAAGTCGAAGTATCATGAAAATGTGAATGAACTGGCTGATAAAATCGGAGGTGGAATTTCAGCTGATCACGAATTTGAAAGAAAACAAGACGCTGATATGCTTCACAAAGCCATGTCAACATTAAGTGAGGAGCACCGTGAAATACTGGTTTTAAGTCGTTTCCAGGAGTTGAAATATGAGGAGATCGCTGGAATACTGAACATTACAGAAGGCGCCGTGAAGGTCCGGGTACACCGGGCATTGGGAGAGTTGAAGAAAGTTTTTTTGACAAATGAAAACCGAAAGAAAGCACATGACCTGTGA
- a CDS encoding DUF1295 domain-containing protein yields MFSSLILTILVCLLVCAIIMWLVWLWAKKIENAGVVDIFWSLNFPVIAVLLFFLADGFETRKLLICGMVIIWGCRLGLHLGRRVIKHLHEEEGRYAQLRKEWAPKADQKFFTFFQAQGLSNVFLAIPFFMITQNKSTELSTFEFFGLGLWVIAIIGEATADWQLDQFKKNPDNKGKVCDTGLWNYSRHPNYFFEWLIWMSYFIFALGSPYGYLAIISPAIILYLLFKVTGIPATEEQSIRSKGQLYIRYQQTTSAFFPWFKRK; encoded by the coding sequence ATGTTTAGTTCTCTCATTTTAACCATTTTGGTTTGTCTGCTAGTCTGCGCCATTATTATGTGGCTTGTCTGGCTTTGGGCTAAAAAAATTGAAAACGCAGGCGTTGTCGATATTTTCTGGTCCTTAAATTTCCCGGTTATTGCGGTGCTTTTGTTCTTTTTGGCAGATGGATTTGAAACCAGAAAACTGCTGATATGCGGCATGGTAATAATTTGGGGATGCCGCTTGGGTTTGCATCTGGGAAGAAGAGTGATTAAACATTTGCACGAAGAAGAAGGCCGTTATGCACAACTAAGAAAAGAATGGGCTCCCAAAGCAGATCAGAAGTTTTTTACATTTTTTCAGGCTCAGGGGTTATCCAATGTGTTTTTAGCGATTCCATTTTTCATGATCACACAAAATAAATCGACGGAATTATCAACTTTTGAGTTTTTCGGATTAGGCCTTTGGGTTATTGCCATTATCGGCGAGGCCACAGCGGATTGGCAGCTTGATCAGTTTAAAAAAAATCCTGACAACAAAGGAAAAGTTTGCGATACCGGATTGTGGAATTATTCGCGCCATCCCAATTACTTTTTTGAATGGCTGATATGGATGTCTTATTTTATTTTCGCATTAGGTTCTCCATACGGATATCTTGCCATCATCAGCCCTGCCATCATCCTTTATCTGCTTTTCAAGGTGACCGGAATTCCCGCCACAGAAGAACAGTCCATTCGGTCGAAAGGTCAGTTGTATATTCGTTACCAGCAGACTACAAGCGCCTTTTTCCCCTGGTTTAAAAGAAAATAA
- a CDS encoding DUF4097 family beta strand repeat-containing protein gives MKQILIPLLAGVMFSCTHSQAQKLEFKEHLSKEFTISDGKNTLAIYNIFGSIKVKGYNGDKVVIEVDKTITADDKETLEEGKNEFKVSLEQKQDSVLGYISGPFDSRPNRNNRNWNNEKKIEYHYNLEYTVKVPYSMDLHVSTVNNGDVLVEDVAGLLHVANVNGAIKLTNAKGAADVKTINGNVDANYLAVPPGESKFKTLNGNITITYPNTLSADCQFKSFNGEFYTDFPEAETLPVKLVKNQETNQNKTTYKVNAETAIRIGKGGKVFKFETFNGNIYLKKQS, from the coding sequence ATGAAACAAATTTTAATCCCCCTTTTGGCGGGAGTGATGTTCTCTTGTACCCATTCACAAGCACAAAAGCTGGAATTTAAAGAACATCTCAGCAAGGAATTCACAATTAGTGACGGAAAAAACACATTGGCCATTTATAATATTTTTGGTTCAATTAAAGTAAAGGGTTACAACGGCGACAAAGTGGTTATTGAAGTAGATAAAACCATCACTGCTGACGATAAGGAAACTCTGGAAGAGGGAAAGAATGAATTCAAAGTAAGTCTGGAACAAAAACAGGATTCTGTGCTGGGTTATATTTCAGGCCCGTTTGATTCTCGGCCAAACCGAAATAACAGAAATTGGAATAACGAAAAGAAAATCGAATATCATTACAATCTGGAATATACCGTAAAAGTGCCTTATTCAATGGATTTACACGTTTCAACGGTGAATAACGGAGATGTTTTGGTTGAAGATGTTGCTGGCCTTCTTCATGTGGCTAATGTTAATGGTGCCATCAAACTTACAAACGCAAAAGGTGCGGCAGATGTAAAAACAATCAATGGAAATGTGGATGCCAATTATCTTGCTGTTCCTCCGGGAGAATCTAAGTTTAAAACCCTGAACGGAAATATTACAATCACTTATCCAAATACTTTATCGGCAGATTGTCAGTTCAAAAGTTTCAATGGTGAATTTTATACCGATTTTCCGGAAGCCGAAACATTGCCTGTAAAGCTGGTTAAAAACCAGGAAACCAATCAAAATAAAACTACCTATAAAGTAAACGCAGAAACGGCCATAAGGATTGGAAAAGGAGGCAAAGTCTTCAAATTCGAAACCTTTAACGGAAATATTTATCTAAAAAAACAATCCTGA
- a CDS encoding DUF1365 domain-containing protein — protein sequence MKQDKLNSCLYKASVMHYRILPKKHQFKYDIFMFYLDLAELDVITAKFKWLSYNRFNLFNFRDNDHMQLPREKPDKSKSTREHITRFLSENGVEIGNGRIMLLTNLCTLGYQFNPVCFYFCFDENDNPVCSVAEVCNTYKEIKPYFMGTERFKKDHFHLHTFKKFYVSPFTELDNYFDFNLKIPQENLNIAVNDYDELGKLFFLSKLHGTREELTDRNMIRYFFSIPLITMKITFLIHWQAFKLWSKKVKYYKKADNPELQTEVFRSYKS from the coding sequence ATGAAACAGGATAAATTAAATTCCTGCCTGTACAAGGCTAGTGTCATGCATTACAGAATTCTTCCGAAAAAGCATCAGTTCAAGTATGACATCTTCATGTTTTACCTGGATCTGGCTGAACTGGATGTAATTACTGCGAAGTTCAAATGGCTAAGCTATAATCGTTTCAACCTGTTCAATTTTAGAGACAACGATCATATGCAGCTGCCGAGAGAAAAACCCGATAAGAGCAAAAGTACAAGAGAACATATTACACGCTTTTTGTCGGAAAACGGAGTTGAAATTGGGAACGGGCGGATCATGTTACTAACCAATTTATGCACGTTGGGTTACCAGTTCAATCCGGTTTGTTTTTATTTCTGTTTTGATGAGAACGATAATCCGGTTTGCTCGGTAGCAGAAGTTTGTAATACTTATAAAGAAATCAAGCCGTATTTCATGGGTACGGAAAGATTTAAGAAGGATCATTTTCATCTTCACACCTTTAAAAAATTCTATGTTTCGCCATTTACAGAGCTTGATAATTATTTTGATTTCAATCTAAAAATCCCTCAGGAGAATCTGAATATTGCTGTAAATGATTATGATGAATTGGGTAAACTTTTTTTCCTGAGCAAATTGCACGGTACACGGGAAGAATTAACAGACCGAAACATGATACGGTATTTTTTCAGTATCCCATTGATTACCATGAAGATAACTTTTTTGATACACTGGCAGGCTTTCAAATTGTGGTCAAAAAAAGTAAAATATTATAAAAAAGCGGACAATCCTGAACTGCAAACAGAAGTTTTCCGATCGTATAAATCTTAA
- a CDS encoding DUF1475 family protein produces the protein MSTNRKTMINALKIVFTILLVWMIHVVISTSLESNLFAEWDFLGSIPWMRATLWDFYTNALIIYLWIFYKESGVLAKIIWFLLMFFLGSIASCAYILIQLFRLKPGQGLRDLFVKKHV, from the coding sequence TTGTCAACAAACCGGAAAACCATGATTAACGCCCTGAAAATAGTTTTCACAATCCTGCTGGTCTGGATGATCCATGTGGTGATCAGTACAAGTCTGGAAAGCAATCTTTTTGCAGAATGGGATTTTTTGGGATCAATTCCCTGGATGCGTGCGACACTTTGGGATTTCTACACCAATGCGCTAATCATTTACTTGTGGATTTTTTATAAAGAGTCAGGCGTGCTGGCAAAAATTATCTGGTTTTTGCTAATGTTTTTTCTTGGCAGTATAGCCAGCTGCGCCTACATACTTATCCAACTTTTCCGTCTGAAACCTGGCCAAGGACTTAGGGATTTATTTGTTAAAAAACATGTTTAG
- a CDS encoding alpha/beta hydrolase: MVKLVLTIILFLISLLTVLSAPAFYLWLLAIATDEFPWIFIAIILVIVFINFRSPSYQLPTMILAVISLLLFLSPMVRSYLVGSKLQKNLAAAFGNEIGTNAFEFTPFSYVQMFKPKVTVPYSTVSYDKNGKTDLTLDFYPSEIKGKKPCVIIIHGGSWKSGDSQQLPELNSYLAKNGYHVAAINYRLAPEFQSPAPVEDISKTFHFLKGKSAEWNIDTTNFILLGRSAGAQIALLAGYTLKEPALKGIIDLYGPADMVWGYSIPSNPLIMDSRKVMEDYLGGSYSGHPEKFEKSSPLLFVNKQSPPTLLIHGLNDVLVAYEHSRRLNAKLEENGVKHYLVTLPWATHAFDYNLYGPGGQISTYAIMYFLKSVTE, translated from the coding sequence ATGGTAAAGCTTGTTTTAACGATTATCCTTTTTTTGATTTCGTTACTGACCGTTTTATCGGCTCCGGCATTTTATTTATGGCTGCTTGCCATTGCGACTGATGAATTCCCGTGGATTTTCATTGCCATCATTCTGGTTATTGTTTTTATCAATTTCAGGTCGCCGTCTTATCAGTTGCCTACGATGATTCTGGCAGTAATATCGCTTCTGCTTTTTCTTTCGCCAATGGTGAGATCATACCTGGTTGGGAGCAAATTACAAAAAAATCTGGCGGCTGCGTTTGGGAACGAAATCGGAACGAATGCATTTGAATTCACTCCGTTTTCTTACGTTCAAATGTTTAAGCCAAAAGTTACTGTACCGTATAGTACAGTGAGTTATGATAAAAACGGAAAGACGGATTTGACCCTGGATTTTTACCCATCTGAGATAAAAGGCAAAAAACCATGTGTTATTATCATTCATGGCGGTTCATGGAAAAGTGGCGACAGCCAGCAATTACCTGAGCTTAACAGCTATCTGGCTAAAAATGGTTATCACGTTGCAGCGATTAATTATCGTTTAGCGCCGGAATTTCAAAGTCCGGCACCCGTTGAAGATATTAGTAAAACCTTTCATTTTTTGAAAGGAAAATCGGCCGAATGGAACATTGATACGACAAACTTTATTTTATTAGGACGATCAGCCGGTGCTCAGATTGCTTTGCTGGCTGGTTATACTTTGAAAGAACCTGCATTAAAAGGAATCATTGACTTATACGGACCTGCGGATATGGTTTGGGGATATTCGATTCCGTCCAATCCTTTGATTATGGATTCCAGAAAAGTGATGGAGGATTATCTGGGTGGAAGTTACAGCGGACATCCCGAAAAATTCGAGAAAAGTTCTCCCCTGCTTTTTGTAAATAAACAATCGCCTCCTACTCTGCTAATTCATGGACTAAATGATGTTTTGGTTGCCTACGAACATAGTCGCCGATTGAATGCCAAACTTGAAGAAAATGGTGTCAAACATTACCTGGTGACATTGCCCTGGGCAACGCATGCTTTTGATTACAATTTATACGGCCCAGGCGGACAAATTTCTACATACGCTATCATGTATTTTTTAAAATCTGTAACAGAATAA
- a CDS encoding chloride channel protein, translated as MFWLKSLLTRSQFLILSGILVGCTAGLAGVVLKSLVHYIHYVITYKVHFEDQVFFYLIFPFSGIVITSLVVKFFFKGLDKKGIPVILYEIAQNASNVSPVKMYSQIVQSAITVGLGGSAGLESPIAVTGAAIGSNFAQTYKLDYRERTLLLAAGATAGIASAFNAPIAGMMFAFEILLTGVVFSDFIPLVVAAVCGSLISRILLKEEVLFLFHTRDAFNYHNLPFYFILGIFCGLYARYFLVITRYIEEFFHGLKMSRLQKAMLGGAILSVLCVLYPPLFGEGYDTIKSFTNGEIKEVIENSFFSFIAYREWVVIVFVAVVCLLKAFATSITIYSGGNGGNFAPSLFAGGSLGYVMALLCTQAGIQDVPMTNMILVGMAGVMSGVLYAPLTAIFLIAESSSGYDLFIPLMVVSVISFLMAKWFSPISPDLEKLANQGKIFTREHDRNLLSLLHTLDLLDKDAQVIKENATFDELLEVVKNGKKNLIAVLNDNLTLVGIITLDDLRPVLFNKDLDGTLTVGNLMKEPKAVIVENDSVVDVARKFDETGSWHLPVIKESGKFAGFISKSSVLNSYRQLLQAHSG; from the coding sequence ATGTTCTGGCTTAAAAGTTTGCTGACAAGAAGCCAGTTTTTGATTCTCTCGGGTATTTTGGTAGGATGTACCGCCGGGCTTGCAGGTGTGGTTTTGAAGTCGCTGGTGCATTATATTCACTATGTCATCACGTATAAAGTCCATTTTGAAGACCAGGTTTTTTTCTATCTCATCTTTCCTTTTTCCGGCATTGTGATTACGTCGCTGGTCGTGAAGTTCTTCTTCAAAGGACTTGACAAAAAGGGAATTCCTGTTATTCTCTATGAGATCGCGCAGAATGCCAGCAATGTTTCTCCGGTTAAAATGTATTCCCAAATTGTTCAAAGTGCTATTACTGTCGGTTTGGGAGGTTCCGCCGGACTGGAAAGTCCGATTGCAGTTACCGGTGCCGCCATCGGTTCAAATTTTGCACAAACCTATAAACTGGATTATCGCGAAAGAACTTTATTGCTCGCTGCCGGCGCTACGGCGGGTATTGCATCGGCCTTCAACGCGCCGATTGCGGGTATGATGTTCGCATTTGAAATACTGCTTACGGGTGTCGTTTTTTCCGATTTCATTCCTCTTGTTGTTGCAGCTGTTTGCGGGAGTTTAATTTCCCGAATTTTGTTGAAAGAAGAAGTTCTTTTTCTATTTCATACCCGAGACGCCTTCAATTATCACAATCTTCCATTTTACTTCATTCTCGGTATTTTTTGCGGTTTATATGCCAGGTATTTTCTTGTAATTACCCGTTACATCGAAGAATTTTTTCACGGTTTGAAAATGTCAAGATTGCAAAAGGCAATGCTTGGCGGTGCTATTTTGTCTGTTCTCTGTGTGTTGTATCCACCTTTATTTGGAGAAGGTTATGATACAATCAAATCATTTACCAACGGTGAAATCAAGGAAGTAATCGAAAACAGTTTTTTCAGTTTTATCGCTTATCGTGAATGGGTGGTTATTGTATTTGTTGCGGTAGTTTGTCTTTTAAAGGCGTTTGCTACTTCAATTACAATTTACAGTGGTGGAAATGGGGGGAATTTTGCTCCGTCTCTTTTTGCGGGAGGTTCTCTTGGTTATGTGATGGCATTGCTTTGTACACAGGCAGGAATTCAGGATGTGCCGATGACTAATATGATTCTGGTCGGTATGGCCGGCGTTATGAGCGGCGTCCTTTATGCACCGTTGACAGCCATTTTCCTGATTGCTGAATCAAGTTCAGGATATGATCTTTTTATTCCGTTGATGGTCGTTTCAGTGATCTCTTTTTTGATGGCAAAATGGTTTTCGCCAATTTCTCCGGATCTTGAAAAACTGGCCAATCAGGGGAAAATATTTACAAGAGAGCACGACAGAAATTTATTATCACTTCTACATACGCTGGATTTGCTTGACAAAGACGCTCAGGTAATAAAAGAAAATGCAACTTTTGACGAATTGCTTGAAGTCGTTAAAAATGGAAAAAAGAACCTGATTGCCGTTTTAAATGATAATCTAACACTGGTAGGAATTATAACTTTGGACGATTTGAGGCCAGTTCTCTTTAATAAGGATTTGGATGGAACGCTGACCGTCGGCAATCTGATGAAAGAACCCAAAGCGGTAATTGTTGAAAATGACTCTGTGGTTGATGTTGCGAGAAAATTTGATGAGACAGGATCCTGGCATTTGCCTGTAATTAAGGAGTCAGGGAAATTTGCTGGTTTTATTTCAAAATCAAGTGTGCTAAATAGTTACAGGCAATTGTTACAAGCGCATTCCGGATAG
- a CDS encoding HEAT repeat domain-containing protein has protein sequence MKTERKHMTCEHTKAQFTDWLNKDPADPERIRIDKHLAECPECQEEFASSKQLWEMMGQVEVEVPTERMRVNFNSMLGEFKENVKTKDRYSIDNLIDAVRQFVLPQWTVQLTFSLILVGLGWIIGFRMNRSERAETAYTQQIDTLATQIQEMRQTMMLALIENPSATERLRAVSYTNDITNADDKVIDALFSTLNNDPNVNVRLVTLEAITQFAADPVVREKLVHSLAQQDSPMVQVALADVMVKLQEKRSIKTFRKMLRQENLNELVKNKIEQTIKDLS, from the coding sequence ATGAAAACCGAAAGAAAGCACATGACCTGTGAACATACAAAAGCTCAGTTTACGGATTGGTTGAATAAAGATCCTGCTGATCCGGAACGTATCCGGATCGATAAACATCTGGCTGAATGTCCTGAATGTCAGGAAGAATTTGCGTCAAGTAAGCAACTTTGGGAGATGATGGGCCAAGTGGAAGTGGAAGTTCCAACTGAAAGAATGCGTGTCAATTTTAATTCCATGCTTGGCGAATTTAAAGAGAATGTCAAAACTAAGGATAGATATTCAATTGATAATCTGATTGATGCGGTCAGGCAGTTTGTACTTCCGCAATGGACCGTTCAGCTTACGTTCAGCCTTATACTTGTAGGACTTGGCTGGATTATCGGATTCAGAATGAACAGAAGCGAAAGAGCGGAAACTGCTTATACACAGCAAATTGATACGCTGGCCACACAAATCCAGGAAATGCGCCAGACTATGATGCTTGCTTTAATTGAAAATCCGTCGGCAACAGAACGGTTAAGAGCGGTCAGTTATACCAATGATATTACGAATGCAGATGATAAAGTGATAGATGCACTTTTTTCAACATTAAATAACGATCCGAATGTAAATGTGCGTCTGGTTACGCTTGAAGCCATTACACAGTTTGCTGCTGATCCCGTAGTCCGCGAAAAACTGGTGCATTCTCTGGCGCAGCAGGACTCCCCTATGGTTCAGGTTGCGCTTGCTGATGTTATGGTGAAATTGCAGGAAAAACGGTCCATCAAAACATTTAGAAAAATGCTTCGGCAGGAAAATCTGAATGAATTGGTGAAGAATAAAATCGAACAGACAATCAAAGATCTTTCTTAA